From the Peromyscus leucopus breed LL Stock chromosome 8b, UCI_PerLeu_2.1, whole genome shotgun sequence genome, one window contains:
- the LOC114699257 gene encoding myeloperoxidase, with product MVSLSQCSSLCTHMLWALPGLGSFAEMKLFLALAGLLAPLAIPQTSSGATPAVLGGVEDSVILTCMEEAKQLVDKAYKERRESIKENLRRGTASPMELISYFKQPVAATRTAVRAADYLHVSLDLLKRKLQPQWPGPFNITDVLTPAQLNLLSKSSGCAYQDVGVRCPEQDKYRTITGLCNNRRSPTLGASNRAFARWLPAEYEDGVSLPFGWTARVKRGGFPVPLARKVSNAIVRFPNDQLTRDQERSLMFMQWGQFLDHDVTLTPEPATRSSFFTGINCETSCLQQPPCFPLKIPPNDPRIKNQEDCIPFFRSCPACTGSNITIRNQINALTSFVDASAVYGSEDPLARRLRNLTNQMGLLAVNTRFQDNGRALMPFDNLHDDPCLLTNRSARIPCFLAGDMRSSEMPELTSVHTLFVREHNRLATQLRRLNPRWSGERLFQEARKIVGAMVQIITYRDYLPLVLGPAAMRKYLPRYRGYNDSVDPRIANVFTNAFRYGHTLIQPFMFRLDNRYRPTGPNPRVPLSRVFFASWRVVLEGGIDPILRGLMATPAKLNRQNQIVVDEIRERLFEQVMRIGLDLPALNMQRSRDHGLPGYNAWRRFCGLPQPSTVGELGTVLKNLDLAQKLMAQYGTPNNIDIWMGGVSEPLEPNGRVGQLLACLIGTQFRKLRDGDRFWWENPGVFSAQQRQALASISFPRIICDNTGITTVSKNNIFMSNSYPRDFVNCTSIPRLNLAPWREA from the exons atgGTAAGCCTTTCTCAATGCTCATCTCTCTGTACTCACATGCTCTGGGCACTTCCTGGGCTGGGGTCTTTTGCAGAGATGAAGCTATTCTTGGCCTTGGCAGGCCTCCTGGCCCCTCTGGCCATACCTCAGACCTCCAGTGGTGCCACTCCAG CTGTGCTGGGGGGCGTGGAGGATTCCGTGATCCTGACCTGTATGGAGGAGGCCAAGCAGCTGGTGGACAAGGCCTACAAAGAGCGGAGAGAAAG CATCAAAGAGAACCTTCGACGAGGCACTGCTAGCCCCATGGAACTCATCTCCTACTTCAAGCAGCCGGTGGCAGCAACCAGAACAGCTGTGAGGGCTGCAGACTATCTTCACGTGTCCCTAGACCTGCTGAAGAGGAAGTTGCAGCCCCAGTGGCCAGGGCCTTTCAATATCACTG ATGTGCTGACACCTGCTCAGTTGAATCTGTTGTCCAAGTCGAGCGGCTGCGCCTATCAGGACGTGGGGGTGAGGTGCCCTGAGCAGGACAAGTATCGCACCATCACGGGACTCTGCAACAACAG GCGCAGCCCCACGCTGGGGGCCTCCAACCGCGCCTTTGCACGCTGGCTGCCCGCAGAGTACGAAGATGGCGTCTCCTTGCCCTTCGGCTGGACGGCCAGGGTCAAGCGCGGTGGCTTCCCGGTGCCCTTG GCTCGAAAGGTGTCCAACGCCATCGTGCGCTTCCCCAACGATCAGCTGACCCGGGACCAGGAGCGCTCGCTCATGTTCATGCAGTGGGGACAGTTTCTGGACCATGACGTAACCTTGACTCCGGAGCCCGCTACCCGGTCCTCCTTCTTCACTGGCATCAACTGTGAGACCagctgcctgcagcagccacccTGCTTCCCGCTCAAG ATCCCACCGAATGACCCTCGAATCAAGAACCAAGAGGATTGCATTCCCTTCTTCCGCTCCTGCCCAGCATGCACCGGGAGCAACATCACCATTCGCAACCAGATCAACGCGCTCACTTCGTTTGTGGATGCCAGCGCAGTATATGGCAGCGAGGACCCCCTGGCCAGGAGGCTGCGCAACCTCACCAACCAGATGGGGCTGTTGGCTGTCAACACCCGCTTCCAAGACAATGGCCGGGCCCTGATGCCCTTCGACAACCTGCACGACGACCCCTGCCTCCTCACCAACCGCTCTGCTCGAATTCCTTGTTTCCTGGCAG GGGACATGCGCTCCAGTGAGATGCCTGAGCTGACCTCTGTGCACACCCTCTTCGTTCGAGAGCATAACCGCCTGGCCACACAGCTCAGGCGCCTGAATCCTCGCTGGAGTGGGGAAAGGCTCTTCCAGGAGGCCCGAAAGATTGTCGGGGCCATGGTCCAG ATCATCACATACCGGGACTACCTGCCCTTGGTGTTAGGGCCAGCAGCCATGAGGAAGTACCTACCCAGGTACCGAGGCTACAATGACTCAGTGGACCCTCGCATCGCCAACGTCTTCACCAACGCTTTCCGCTATGGCCACACCCTCATCCAGCCCTTCATGTTTCGCCTGGACAATCGGTACCGGCCCACAGGACCCAACCCCAGGGTCCCGCTCAGCAGGGTCTTTTTTGCCAGCTGGAGAGTTGTGCTGGAAG GTGGCATTGACCCCATTCTCCGAGGCCTCATGGCCACCCCTGCCAAACTGAATCGCCAGAACCAGATCGTGGTGGATGAGATCCGGGAGCGACTCTTTGAGCAGGTCATGAGGATTGGGCTGGACCTGCCGGCTCTGAACATGCAGCGCAGCAGGGATCATGGTCTCCCAG GATACAACGCCTGGAGGCgcttctgtgggctcccacagcccAGCACAGTGGGCGAGCTTGGCACGGTGCTAAAGAACCTGGACTTGGCACAGAAGCTGATGGCACAGTACGGCACCCCCAACAACATTGACATCTGGATGGGTGGTGTGTCCGAGCCCCTGGAGCCCAATGGCCGAGTCGGTCAGCTCCTTGCCTGCCTCATTGGCACTCAGTTTAGGAAGCTACGCGATGGCGATCG GTTTTGGTGGGAGAACCCAGGTGTGTTCAGTGCACAGCAGAGACAAGCCCTGGCCAGCATCTCCTTCCCCCGCATCATCTGTGACAACACTGGCATCACCACTGTGTCCAAGAACAACATCTTCATGTCCAACTCATACCCACGAGATTTTGTCAACTGTACCTCCATCCCTCGGCTGAACCTGGCTCCCTGGAGGGAGGCTTAG